In Miscanthus floridulus cultivar M001 chromosome 5, ASM1932011v1, whole genome shotgun sequence, one genomic interval encodes:
- the LOC136450252 gene encoding large ribosomal subunit protein cL38-like gives MQIPQTQNPIRNSPSRLIPNTTLCSPIRSRAASMSPVTALLAGTAVPPAPYPSPGPARQHARHYSVGFPSLPGGGGRAALSVECSSRPQKKGTKHHMKTRPKKTQPWDIKRRPTQYPPLPPLPPDWTLVASGATVDVEEATAATPVLEVAAAVAAPAAAD, from the coding sequence ATGCAAATCCCGCAAACGCAAAACCCAATCCGAAACAGCCCCTCCCGTCTTATCCCAAACACAACGCTCTGCTCCCCCATCCGAAGCAGAGCAGCGAGCATGTCGCCGGTCACCGCGCTCCTGGCGGGCACGGCCGTGCCGCCGGCCCCGTACCCGTCCCCGGGGCCGGCGAGGCAGCACGCCCGCCACTACTCCGTCGGCTTCCCCTCGctccccggcggcggcgggcgcgcggcGCTGTCGGTGGAGTGCTCGTCGCGGCCGCAGAAGAAGGGGACCAAGCACCACATGAAGACGCGGCCCAAGAAGACGCAGCCGTGGGACATCAAGCGCCGCCCCACGCAGtacccgccgctgccgccgctccCGCCCGACTGGACGCTCGTCGCGTCCGGCGCCACGGTCGACGTGGAGGAGGCCACCGCCGCGACCCCCGTCCTCGAGGTGGCCGCGGCCGTCGCCgcacccgccgccgccgactGA
- the LOC136450251 gene encoding iron-sulfur cluster assembly protein 1-like — MLRAGGRRLLVPGLRRLGLGAGAAGEAGPAAAAAGVRAYHERVVDHYNNPRNVGSFDNEDPNVGTGLVGAPACGDVMKLQIRVDEESGKIVDACFKTFGCGSAIASSSVATEWVKGKPMDEVLTIKNIEIAKHLSLPPVKLHCSMLAEDAIKAAVKDYEAKKAKMGQKGEDSPSEKAAEA, encoded by the exons ATGCTGCGCGCAGGAGGCAGGCGGCTCCTCGTCCCGGGGCTCCGGCGGCTCGGCCTGGGCGCAGGCGCCGCCGGCGAGGCGGgcccggccgcggcggcggcgggggtgagGGCGTACCACGAGCGGGTGGTGGACCACTACAACAATCCGCGGAACGTCGGTTCCTTCGACAATGAGGACCCCAACGTCGGCACCGGGCTGGTCGGCGCGCCGGCCTGCGGCGACGTCATGAAGCTGCAGATCCGCGTCGACGAGGAGTCCGGCAAGATCGTCGACGCCTGCTTCAAGACCTTTGGCTGCGGCTCCGCCATCGCGTCCTCGTCCGTCG CTACTGAATGGGTGAAGGGAAAACCAATGGATGAAGTTTTGACAATCAAGAACAT TGAGATTGCAAAGCACTTGTCCCTTCCACCAGTAAAGCTCCATTGCAGCATGCTTGCCGAGGATGCGATCAAAGCTGCCGTGAAAGACTACGAAGCCAAGAAGGCAAAGATGGGGCAAAAGGGTGAAGACAGTCCTTCAGAGAAGGCTGCTGAAGCATGA